In Erigeron canadensis isolate Cc75 chromosome 1, C_canadensis_v1, whole genome shotgun sequence, a single window of DNA contains:
- the LOC122585596 gene encoding putative multidrug resistance protein, whose protein sequence is MAKKGGMFHFADGIDKLLMLFGTIGCIGDGLMSPLTMIILSGVIDEYGSGGLSFSNDVVDKYALKLLILAVGVGAAAFIEGICWTRTAERQTSRLRMEYLKSVLRQEVGFFDTKVGSSTNFEVISAISGDAQLIQDVMAEKIPNCLAHLSTLVFSIVVAFILSWRLAVASLPFALMFVVPVLGIGALLKGLGMKMKDAYDKGGGVADQAISSIRTVYSYVGEQQTIDKFSHALETSMNLGIRQGFTKGLMIGSMGMVFVAWAFVSWVGSYLVTEKGESGGKVFVSAICVIMAGLSAMSALPNVPFISDAIAATSRMFVMISRVPLIDSEKVKGKTIPSVRGDIEFRGVDFSYPSRPDTPVLQGLNLRVKAGKTIGLVGGSGSGKSTIISLLERFYDPIRGDIFLDGHRIKSLQLKWLRSQMGLVNQEPVLFATSIKENILFGKEGVSNELVELAAKKANAHDFIVNLTDAYDTQVGQFGIQLSGGQKQRIAIARALLKEPKILLLDEATSALDSESERVVQEALDQASVGRTTIIVAHRLTTIRKADKIVVLQSGKVIESGSHDDLMQRNNGEGGAYYQMVQLQQSATQNETPNSPYTPTSQKHPNYHRDYNRQTPRSPISARSSLHNSPMSPFSPVVSISMAHSVQMYSYEESDDETFDMMLSPNPSQWRLLQMNAPEWKRAILGCLGAGGFGAISPIHAYCLGSVVAVYFLPDKAKIKSETAFYCIVFVGLGILCFITNLLQHHNFAVMGERLTKRVREKMLENVLTFEIGWFDRDENTSAAVCARLATEASLIRSLVGDRISLLLQVFISAFLSFVIALIITWRVALVMISVQPLLIASFYSKIVLMKSLSSKAKRAQNEGTQLASEAVVNHRTITAFASQERIMRLYAETLKGPRKECIKQSWFSGMGLFTSQFVTTAAISLAYWYGGREMNKGNVTAKQMFQVFFILMTTGKNIADAGSMSSDLSKGGGAVKSVLAVLDRQTEIDPDDSEGLTVGKLDGDIELKNVFFAYPSRPEQMIFQGLSLKIEAGKTVALVGQSGSGKSTVIGLIERFYDPMNGCILIDGQDLKNYNLRNLRSHIALVSQEPTLFAGSIRQNIAYGKDETSEAEIRKAAKLANAHEFISSMKDGYETYCGERGVQLSGGQKQRIALARAILKNPAILLLDEATSALDSVSEKLVQEALEKMMVGRTCVVVAHRLSTIQKSDSISVIKSGKVVEQGSHNELLSLGNRGAYHSLIKLQHL, encoded by the exons ATGGCGAAAAAAGGTGGAATGTTTCATTTTGCAGATGGCATAGATAAACTTCTGATGCTATTTGGAACAATTGGTTGCATTGGAGATGGGTTGATGTCTcctcttacaatgataattCTTAGCGGTGTAATTGATGAGTATGGAAGTGGTGGTCTTTCTTTCTCCAATGACGTGGTGGACAAG TATGCACTCAAGCTACTCATCCTTGCAGTTGGTGTTGGAGCAGCAGCTTTCATAG AGGGAATTTGCTGGACAAGAACTGCAGAAAGACAAACATCACGTTTGAGGATGGAGTACCTGAAATCTGTACTCAGACAAGAAGTCGGTTTCTTTGACACAAAAGTTGGCTCTTCCACCAATTTTGAAGTTATTTCAGCCATTTCTGGGGATGCTCAATTGATTCAGGACGTGATGGCTGAGAAG ATACCCAACTGTCTGGCTCATCTATCAACACTTGTATTCAGTATCGTAGTAGCCTTCATACTTTCATGGAGACTGGCGGTGGCTTCACTTCCATTTGCCTTGATGTTTGTGGTTCCTGTGTTAGGCATTGGAGCATTACTTAAAGGCCTAGGGATGAAGATGAAGGATGCCTACGATAAAGGTGGTGGGGTTGCTGATCAGGCAATCTCATCAATCCGAACTGTTTATTCTTATGTTGGGGAGCAACAAACGATTGATAAGTTCAGCCATGCACTTGAGACAAGTATGAACTTAGGAATAAGGCAAGGATTTACAAAGGGTTTGATGATCGGGAGCATGGGTATGGTATTTGTGGCATGGGCATTTGTTTCTTGGGTAGGAAGCTATCTTGTTACTGAAAAAGGAGAAAGTGGTGGCAAAGTCTTCGTTTCCGCAATTTGTGTAATCATGGCAGGACT ATCAGCTATGAGTGCACTGCCTAATGTCCCATTCATTTCAGACGCAATAGCTGCAACATCAAGAATGTTCGTAATGATTTCTCGAGTTCCTCTCATAGATTCTGAAAAAGTTAAAGGAAAAACAATACCATCTGTGAGGGGTGACATCGAATTCAGGGGCGTTGACTTCTCATACCCATCAAGACCCGATACTCCGGTCCTTCAAGGACTCAATCTACGAGTTAAAGCTGGCAAGACAATCGGTCTTGTGGGTGGCAGTGGGTCAGGAAAGTCTACAATTATTTCTTTACTTGAAAGATTTTACGACCCAATCAGAGGAGATATCTTTCTTGATGGACACAGAATAAAAAGTCTTCAGCTTAAATGGCTAAGATCTCAAATGGGGTTAGTTAATCAAGAACCAGTACTATTTGCAACTTCAATCAAAGAAAACATACTTTTCGGTAAAGAAGGCGTGTCAAATGAACTTGTTGAGCTTGCAGCAAAAAAAGCAAATGCACATGATTTCATTGTTAACCTAACTGATGCTTATGATACTCAAGTTGGTCAATTCGGGATTCAGTTATCAGGCGGGCAAAAGCAAAGAATTGCTATAGCACGAGCTTTGCTTAAAGAACCAAAAATTCTTCTGCTAGATGAAGCAACAAGTGCATTGGATTCAGAATCTGAAAGAGTTGTTCAAGAAGCCCTGGATCAGGCTTCAGTAGGAAGAACAACAATCATTGTTGCCCATCGCCTTACAACAATCCGTAAAGCGGATAAGATCGTGGTTCTTCAATCTGGAAAAGTCATTGAGTCCGGTTCACATGATGATTTAATGCAGAGGAACAATGGAGAAGGTGGTGCTTACTACCAAATGGTGCAGCTGCAGCAATCAGCAACACAGAATGAAACCCCAAATAGTCCATACACACCAACTTCACAAAAACATCCAAATTACCACAGAGATTATAATCGACAGACACCAAGAAGTCCTATTAGTGCAAGATCAAGCTTGCATAATAGCCCAATGTCCCCTTTCAGTCCAGTAGTTTCCATTAGTATGGCTCATTCGGTACAAATGTACTCTTACGAAGAAAGTGATGATGAGACGTTTGACATGATGCTGAGCCCTAATCCTTCACAATGGCGTCTGTTGCAGATGAATGCACCCGAGTGGAAACGAGCCATTCTCGGGTGCCTGGGCGCCGGTGGTTTTGGTGCTATATCGCCAATACATGCTTATTGTTTAGGATCTGTTGTTGCGGTATACTTCCTGCCAGACAAAGCCAAGATCAAATCAGAAACAGCTTTTTACTGCATAGTGTTTGTAGGTTTAGGAATCCTTTGTTTCATCACGAACCTACTCCAACATCATAACTTTGCAGTCATGGGCGAACGATTAACGAAAAGAGTACGAGAGAAAATGCTCGAAAACGTACTCACATTTGAAATCGGGTGGTTTGATAGAGACGAGAATACGAGTGCAGCAGTTTGTGCTCGGCTTGCAACCGAAGCTAGCTTGATACGCTCACTAGTTGGAGATCGAATATCATTACTCCTGCAAGTATTCATCAGCGCATTTCTTTCATTTGTGATTGCATTAATAATCACCTGGAGAGTTGCTCTTGTAATGATTTCAGTGCAGCCATTGCTCATAGCAAGCTTTTactccaaaattgttttgatGAAAAGCTTGTCTTCCAAAGCGAAAAGGGCACAAAATGAAGGAACACAATTAGCAAGTGAAGCTGTTGTGAATCATCGAACAATCACTGCGTTTGCTTCTCAAGAAAGAATCATGAGATTGTATGCAGAAACGTTGAAAGGACcaagaaaagaatgcattaaacAGTCATGGTTTTCGGGTATGGGTTTGTTCACTTCACAATTTGTGACAACGGCTGCAATATCCTTGGCTTATTGGTATGGTGGAAGAGAAATGAATAAAGGAAATGTAACCGCAAAACAAATGTTTCAGGTTTTCTTCATTTTGATGACCACTGGAAAGAATATTGCAGATGCTGGAAGTATGAGTTCTGATCTATCCAAAGGTGGTGGTGCAGTTAAGTCGGTATTAGCTGTACTTGACAGACAAACTGAAATCGATCCAGATGACTCAGAAGGTTTGACAGTTGGAAAACTTGATGGTGATATAGAGTTAAAAAATGTGTTCTTTGCATACCCATCAAGGCCTGAGCAAATGATCTTTCAGGGACTGTCTTTGAAAATTGAAGCTGGAAAAACGGTGGCACTTGTGGGTCAAAGTGGGTCGGGTAAATCCACTGTTATTGGATTGATAGAACGATTTTATGACCCGATGAATGGATGTATACTCATAGACGGACAagacttgaaaaattacaatttgagAAACCTGAGATCACATATTGCATTGGTGAGCCAAGAACCAACTCTTTTTGCAGGAAGTATACGTCAAAACATTGCTTATGGTAAAGACGAAACTAGTGAAGCTGAAATAAGGAAAGCAGCAAAGCTCGCAAATGCTCATGAGTTTATAAG CTCAATGAAAGATGGTTATGAAACGTACTGTGGAGAAAGAGGAGTCCAGTTATCAGGGGGGCAGAAGCAAAGAATTGCACTTGCACGAGCAATACTAAAGAATCCGGCTATTCTTCTCTTAGATGAGGCCACTAGCGCACTTGATAGTGTATCCGAGAAGCTTGTGCAGGAAGCATTGGAAAAAATGATGGTTGGCAGGACTTGTGTGGTAGTTGCTCATCGGTTATCAACCATACAAAAATCTGATTCGATATCTGTGATTAAAAGTGGAAAAGTAGTAGAACAAGGATCTCACAATGAGCTACTTTCATTGGGAAATCGAGGCGCATACCACTCTCTCATAAAGTTGCAACATTTGTGA